A DNA window from Aestuariispira ectoiniformans contains the following coding sequences:
- a CDS encoding ABC transporter substrate-binding protein, protein MKKAILKSALTAGVALSVMGSVAAQAEDLVVVSWGGAYEMSQKRAYSEPYMKEHPGTNIIFENKAQTALSGLRAQVEAGNVVWDLVDMLPSEAIIACDEGLIEPLDHDNLFAKSPDGKMPSEDFIKGSLSECFVPEIVYSTLIGYNTEMFDGKMPSTMADVFDVKNFPGKRALQKKPINNLEWALVADGVDPKKVYDVLSTPEGVDRAFAKLDTIKNDVIWWEEGAQAPQLLADKEVAFASGYNGRMFNAMVVEKQPFKLIWDGQVFELDGWVVPKGKLDKIKDFLVYATDTQRLADQAKYISYGPARASSAAMVSTHADTGIDMKPHMPTYGPNFAHAIPKNDEFWADHLDELTERFNAWLAS, encoded by the coding sequence ATGAAAAAGGCAATTTTGAAGTCCGCACTGACTGCCGGTGTTGCGCTGTCCGTTATGGGTAGTGTCGCCGCGCAGGCAGAGGACCTGGTCGTGGTTTCCTGGGGTGGCGCATATGAAATGAGTCAGAAACGCGCTTACTCCGAGCCATATATGAAAGAGCATCCGGGCACGAACATCATCTTCGAAAACAAGGCACAGACCGCTCTGTCCGGTCTGCGTGCTCAGGTCGAAGCTGGCAACGTTGTTTGGGATCTGGTCGACATGCTGCCGTCCGAAGCGATCATCGCTTGTGACGAAGGCCTGATCGAGCCGCTGGATCACGACAACCTCTTTGCCAAATCCCCGGACGGCAAAATGCCGAGCGAAGACTTCATCAAAGGCTCTCTGAGCGAGTGCTTTGTTCCGGAAATCGTCTATTCCACGCTGATCGGTTACAACACCGAAATGTTCGACGGTAAAATGCCGTCCACCATGGCCGACGTTTTCGACGTGAAGAACTTCCCGGGCAAACGCGCCCTGCAGAAAAAGCCGATCAACAACCTGGAATGGGCTCTGGTCGCAGACGGTGTTGATCCGAAGAAGGTCTATGACGTTCTGTCCACGCCGGAAGGTGTTGACCGTGCTTTCGCCAAACTGGACACGATCAAGAACGATGTGATCTGGTGGGAAGAAGGCGCACAGGCTCCGCAGCTTCTGGCCGACAAGGAAGTGGCTTTCGCTTCCGGCTATAACGGTCGTATGTTCAACGCCATGGTCGTTGAAAAACAGCCGTTCAAGCTGATCTGGGACGGGCAGGTCTTCGAACTGGACGGTTGGGTTGTGCCGAAAGGCAAGCTGGACAAGATCAAGGACTTCCTGGTCTATGCCACCGACACCCAGCGTCTGGCTGACCAGGCCAAATACATCTCCTATGGTCCGGCTCGCGCCAGCTCCGCGGCAATGGTTTCCACGCATGCCGATACCGGCATCGACATGAAACCGCATATGCCGACCTACGGCCCGAACTTTGCTCACGCCATTCCGAAGAATGACGAGTTCTGGGCAGACCACCTGGACGAACTGACCGAGCGTTTCAACGCTTGGTTGGCTAGCTAA
- a CDS encoding ABC transporter permease has product MAQVDTVDSPMTTADGMPLKASLRRAERRNQIKAVTLVLPLFVFLVVSFLLPIGDMLFRSVENSEVVEYLPNTIEAIQEWDGEGVPSEPVYAAMFEDLKAGREAHTIGRVGSRLNYEMGGARSLITRSARKVKRLEGPPYKDGLIGLDKRWGDQEIWRVIKRESGAYTLSYFLSALDMTYNDAGDIISKPDEQSIYVDLFYRTFWMSGAITLLCLLFGYPVSFLLATLPLRHSNLLMILVLLPFWTSLLVRTTTWIAILQSQGVLNDIFVAIGLIDDDNRLQMIHNQTGTLIAMTHILLPFMILPLYSVMKTIPPSYMRAARSLGATPWTAFWKVYVPQTLSGIGAGGILVFILSIGYYITPALVGGQTGRFITNFIAYHMNVSLNWGLAAAIGSILLGIVLVFYLLYNRVVGIDNMKLG; this is encoded by the coding sequence GTGGCCCAAGTGGACACTGTGGATAGCCCGATGACGACGGCGGATGGAATGCCGCTCAAGGCGAGCCTTCGTCGTGCTGAAAGGCGTAACCAGATCAAAGCTGTGACGCTTGTTCTGCCTCTTTTCGTCTTTCTCGTGGTGAGCTTCCTGCTTCCCATTGGGGATATGCTGTTCCGGAGTGTCGAGAACAGCGAAGTTGTTGAATATTTGCCGAACACCATTGAGGCTATTCAGGAGTGGGACGGTGAAGGCGTGCCTTCCGAGCCTGTTTATGCTGCAATGTTCGAAGACCTCAAAGCGGGACGCGAAGCCCATACGATTGGCCGCGTTGGCTCCCGGTTGAACTATGAAATGGGCGGCGCACGCAGCTTGATCACGCGCTCGGCCCGTAAGGTGAAACGTCTTGAAGGACCTCCTTATAAGGACGGTCTTATCGGCTTGGACAAGCGTTGGGGTGACCAGGAAATCTGGCGGGTCATCAAACGCGAATCCGGTGCCTATACGTTGAGCTATTTCCTTTCTGCGCTTGATATGACCTACAACGATGCAGGGGATATCATCTCGAAACCGGACGAACAGAGCATTTACGTTGATCTGTTCTACCGGACATTCTGGATGAGTGGCGCAATTACGCTGCTATGCCTCTTGTTTGGATACCCGGTATCGTTTCTGCTGGCGACGTTGCCGTTGCGGCATTCCAACCTGCTGATGATCCTGGTGCTGCTGCCGTTCTGGACGTCCCTCTTGGTTCGTACCACTACCTGGATTGCCATCCTGCAATCGCAGGGCGTGTTGAACGATATCTTCGTGGCCATTGGCCTGATCGATGACGACAACCGTCTCCAGATGATCCATAACCAGACCGGTACGTTGATCGCGATGACGCATATTCTGCTGCCATTCATGATCTTGCCGCTTTACAGTGTGATGAAAACGATTCCGCCGTCGTATATGCGTGCGGCCCGTTCTCTCGGCGCTACGCCATGGACAGCCTTCTGGAAGGTTTATGTACCGCAGACCCTGTCCGGTATCGGGGCAGGTGGCATCCTGGTCTTCATCCTGTCCATCGGTTACTACATCACGCCGGCGTTGGTTGGCGGTCAGACCGGTCGCTTCATTACCAACTTCATCGCCTACCACATGAATGTCTCCCTGAACTGGGGCCTGGCGGCCGCGATCGGGTCCATTCTGCTGGGGATCGTGTTGGTCTTCTACCTCCTGTACAACCGTGTCGTCGGCATCGACAATATGAAGTTGGGATAA
- a CDS encoding aspartate aminotransferase family protein, with amino-acid sequence MSDVGNSPASRDIAYVMHPYTNQEKHKEVGPLILEKGEGVWVTDDSGKRYIEGMAGLWCTSLGYGEQRLIDAAVKQFHDLPYSHLFAHKSTHPAIDLAERLVKMAPGDMAQAFFNNSGSEANDTVVKIVWYYNNALGRPNKKKIIARTKGYHGVTVAAASMTGLPANHIDFDLPIDGILHTDCPHYYRFGRKEESEEAFATRMVESLEQMILDEGPDTVAAFIAEPIMGAGGVIVPPKTYFEKVLAVLKKYDILMVADEVICGFGRTGKMFGCEQFGIEPDIMSVAKALSSAYLPISATLVNSKVADVVTKNSGKIGTFGHGYTYSGHPVAAAVAVETLKIYEERDILSHVNAVAPHLQDGLRKLADHPLVGEVRGMGLIGAVELVANKDTRENFDPKLGVAAQLVARAQEHGVILRAMMGDAIAFSPPLVITGEELDMVVDGFTKALEETAEWLKTEGHWKG; translated from the coding sequence ATGTCGGACGTCGGAAATTCACCTGCCAGCCGTGACATCGCTTATGTGATGCACCCCTATACGAACCAGGAAAAGCATAAGGAAGTCGGCCCTTTGATCCTTGAAAAGGGCGAAGGCGTCTGGGTGACGGATGATAGCGGCAAACGCTATATCGAAGGCATGGCCGGTCTGTGGTGCACGTCTTTGGGCTATGGCGAGCAGCGCCTGATTGATGCGGCGGTCAAACAGTTTCATGACCTGCCTTATTCGCATCTCTTCGCGCATAAAAGCACGCATCCCGCCATCGATCTGGCGGAACGTCTTGTGAAGATGGCACCGGGCGACATGGCCCAGGCCTTTTTCAACAACTCCGGTTCCGAGGCCAACGACACGGTCGTCAAGATCGTCTGGTACTACAATAATGCGCTGGGCCGTCCGAATAAGAAGAAGATCATTGCCCGCACCAAAGGCTATCACGGTGTGACGGTTGCTGCGGCCAGCATGACGGGGTTGCCGGCGAACCATATCGACTTCGATCTGCCGATTGACGGTATCCTGCATACGGATTGTCCGCATTACTACCGGTTCGGCCGGAAGGAGGAAAGCGAAGAGGCGTTCGCAACCCGCATGGTGGAAAGCCTCGAACAGATGATCCTGGACGAGGGTCCGGATACGGTCGCGGCCTTCATTGCAGAGCCGATCATGGGGGCTGGTGGCGTGATTGTGCCGCCCAAGACCTATTTCGAAAAAGTCCTGGCGGTCCTGAAGAAATACGACATCCTGATGGTTGCCGATGAAGTGATCTGCGGCTTTGGCCGTACCGGAAAGATGTTCGGCTGTGAGCAGTTCGGTATTGAACCGGACATCATGTCAGTGGCAAAGGCCTTGTCTTCGGCATATCTGCCCATTTCCGCGACGCTGGTGAACAGCAAGGTTGCCGATGTCGTGACGAAAAATTCCGGCAAGATCGGCACCTTCGGCCACGGCTACACCTATTCCGGCCATCCCGTCGCCGCGGCCGTTGCGGTGGAAACCCTCAAGATCTATGAGGAACGCGATATCCTGTCGCATGTGAATGCCGTTGCACCGCATCTGCAGGACGGCCTGCGCAAACTGGCGGATCACCCGTTGGTCGGCGAAGTTCGGGGGATGGGGCTGATCGGCGCGGTCGAACTGGTTGCCAATAAAGACACGCGTGAAAACTTCGATCCGAAACTGGGCGTTGCCGCACAGCTTGTCGCCCGGGCGCAGGAACATGGCGTAATCCTGCGGGCCATGATGGGAGATGCCATTGCATTCTCTCCCCCGCTGGTGATTACCGGCGAGGAATTGGATATGGTCGTGGACGGCTTTACCAAGGCCCTGGAAGAAACCGCCGAGTGGCTGAAGACGGAAGGCCACTGGAAAGGTTGA
- a CDS encoding ABC transporter permease produces the protein MAVPVHASPLERVWYYTFRVICALIFLFLVGPLLVIIPLSFNAEPYFTFTSGMLHLDPAAYSLRWYNDFLESTRWMSSIENSFIIAIASTILSTTLGTVAALGLSSRFMPFKNLIMGLLISPMIVPLIISAAGMFFFYSKIGLAQTYAGVILAHTALGLPFVIITVTATLTGFDQSLTRAAASLGSHPTNTFFKVILPLVTPGVVSGALFAFITSFDEVVVILFLSGPQQRTVPIQMWSGIRESISPTILAVATLLVLISVCLLTTLELLRRRSERIRGMSPG, from the coding sequence ATGGCAGTACCTGTTCATGCATCACCGCTGGAACGTGTATGGTATTACACCTTCCGCGTCATCTGTGCCCTTATCTTCCTGTTCCTTGTCGGGCCGTTGCTGGTGATTATTCCTCTGTCCTTCAATGCAGAGCCGTATTTCACCTTCACGTCGGGCATGCTGCATCTGGATCCCGCAGCCTATTCCCTTCGGTGGTATAATGATTTCCTGGAGTCGACACGCTGGATGTCGTCGATTGAGAATAGTTTTATCATCGCAATCGCTTCGACGATCCTGTCGACCACGTTGGGTACTGTTGCCGCGCTTGGCCTTTCCAGTCGGTTCATGCCCTTCAAGAACCTGATTATGGGCTTGCTCATCTCGCCGATGATCGTGCCGCTGATTATTTCTGCGGCTGGCATGTTCTTCTTCTATTCGAAGATCGGCCTGGCGCAAACCTACGCAGGCGTGATCCTGGCGCATACGGCTCTGGGCCTTCCCTTTGTGATCATCACGGTGACGGCGACGCTGACCGGCTTTGACCAGAGCCTGACGCGGGCCGCGGCCAGCCTGGGGTCTCACCCGACGAACACATTTTTCAAAGTTATCCTGCCGTTGGTAACGCCCGGTGTTGTCTCCGGTGCTCTGTTTGCCTTCATCACAAGCTTTGACGAAGTTGTCGTGATCCTGTTCCTGTCCGGTCCGCAACAGCGTACGGTGCCGATCCAGATGTGGTCGGGTATTCGCGAATCGATCAGCCCGACCATCTTGGCGGTGGCGACTTTGCTGGTTCTGATTTCCGTGTGCCTGCTGACCACGCTGGAACTGCTGCGTCGACGTAGTGAGCGTATTCGTGGCATGTCACCGGGCTAA
- a CDS encoding ABC transporter ATP-binding protein, which translates to MSDSSENIVVFDGVQKSYDGENLVVKDLNLDVRRGEFLTMLGPSGSGKTTVLMMLAGFEVPTYGQILLNGDPINTVPPHKRGIGMVFQNYALFPHMTVAENLAFPLTVRGFSKADAGDKVKKALEMVRLPEFGNRRPAQLSGGQQQRVAVARALVFEPDLVLMDEPLGALDKNLREEMQYEIKHIHESLGVSMVYVTHDQSEALTMSSRIAVFEDGIIQQLAAPDELYERPENAFVAAFIGENNRLTGEVKEENDDFCMVNLDGGGGVVKALKVNVDGVGSRTTLSLRPERVTVNPGEGVAPNRCPAKVQELIYLGDHIRTRVSVSGNDDFVVKIPNASGHASLKVGEEVTLGWEAEDCRALDA; encoded by the coding sequence ATGTCTGATTCATCTGAAAATATTGTTGTATTTGATGGCGTCCAAAAGAGCTACGACGGCGAAAACTTGGTGGTCAAGGATCTGAACCTCGATGTGCGCCGGGGTGAATTCCTGACTATGCTTGGCCCGTCGGGTTCCGGCAAAACGACCGTGCTGATGATGTTGGCCGGCTTCGAGGTCCCAACCTACGGTCAGATTTTGCTGAACGGCGACCCCATCAATACAGTGCCGCCGCACAAACGCGGTATCGGGATGGTTTTCCAGAACTATGCCTTGTTCCCCCATATGACTGTTGCGGAAAACCTCGCTTTTCCGTTGACGGTGCGTGGGTTCTCAAAGGCCGATGCGGGAGACAAGGTCAAGAAGGCGCTGGAAATGGTGCGCTTGCCGGAATTCGGCAATCGTCGTCCTGCGCAGCTTTCCGGTGGTCAGCAGCAGCGTGTCGCCGTGGCGCGCGCGCTGGTGTTCGAACCGGACCTGGTCCTCATGGACGAACCGCTTGGCGCGCTGGATAAAAACCTGCGCGAGGAAATGCAGTACGAGATCAAGCATATTCATGAATCGCTCGGGGTCAGCATGGTCTATGTGACCCATGACCAGTCCGAAGCCCTGACCATGTCCAGCCGTATTGCAGTCTTTGAGGATGGCATTATTCAGCAGCTCGCCGCACCGGATGAGTTGTATGAGCGTCCGGAAAATGCGTTTGTCGCCGCCTTTATCGGTGAAAACAACCGCCTGACGGGTGAAGTCAAAGAGGAAAACGACGACTTCTGCATGGTCAACCTCGATGGCGGTGGCGGTGTCGTCAAAGCCCTGAAGGTCAATGTGGATGGCGTTGGTTCCCGCACGACCCTGTCGCTGCGTCCGGAGCGTGTGACGGTCAACCCTGGTGAGGGTGTGGCGCCGAACCGCTGCCCAGCCAAGGTTCAGGAACTGATCTATCTGGGCGACCATATTCGGACCCGCGTATCGGTTTCGGGCAATGATGATTTCGTTGTGAAAATCCCGAATGCTTCCGGTCACGCGAGCCTGAAGGTCGGCGAAGAAGTTACCCTTGGCTGGGAAGCCGAGGATTGTCGAGCACTGGACGCATAA
- the hemA gene encoding 5-aminolevulinate synthase: protein MDYDNFFADRLGAIKDEGRYRIFAELERSVGAFPMANWYPEPEAPAIEGITVWCSNDYLGMGQNPRVIEAMKTALDTCGAGAGGTRNISGTNHYHVLLERELADLHNKEAALIFTSGYVANLTTLMTLGREIDNCILYSDELNHNSMIEGIRQSRAQKRIWKHNDVADLERLLSQDDPEVPKIVIFESVYSMDGDIAPLADIIAVAKKYNAMTFLDEVHAVGMYGEHGAGVAERDGVMDDIDIIQGTLGKAFGVIGGYIAAKKDVVDFIRSFGAGFIFTTALPPTVAAGALESVRILKDDDLIRQRHQQRAATLKRKLKAAGFPVMPSVCHIVPLLVGDPVACKQVTDLLMDRHKIYVQPINYPTVPRGTERIRLTPSPIHDDEKMDVLVDALCDVWDVLSLKRAA from the coding sequence ATGGACTACGATAATTTCTTTGCTGATCGACTGGGTGCGATCAAGGATGAAGGACGGTACCGTATCTTTGCGGAGCTGGAGCGTAGCGTCGGCGCATTCCCGATGGCGAACTGGTATCCCGAGCCGGAAGCGCCCGCAATCGAGGGGATCACCGTCTGGTGTTCCAATGACTATCTCGGAATGGGTCAGAATCCCCGGGTGATCGAGGCGATGAAAACGGCGCTGGACACATGCGGCGCGGGGGCGGGCGGTACCCGGAATATCTCTGGCACCAACCATTACCATGTCCTCCTGGAGCGTGAACTGGCCGACCTTCATAACAAGGAAGCGGCGCTTATCTTCACATCCGGCTATGTTGCGAACCTGACCACCCTGATGACCCTGGGCCGGGAAATCGACAACTGCATTCTCTATTCCGATGAGCTGAACCACAACTCGATGATCGAGGGGATTCGCCAGTCCCGCGCGCAAAAGCGCATCTGGAAGCATAATGACGTGGCAGACCTGGAACGCCTGTTGAGCCAGGATGACCCGGAAGTTCCAAAGATCGTGATTTTTGAATCCGTCTATTCGATGGATGGCGATATCGCGCCTCTGGCCGATATCATTGCCGTTGCCAAGAAATACAACGCCATGACCTTCCTGGATGAAGTTCACGCGGTAGGGATGTATGGCGAACACGGCGCCGGTGTGGCCGAACGCGACGGTGTCATGGACGATATCGACATTATCCAGGGAACCCTGGGCAAGGCATTTGGCGTTATCGGCGGCTATATCGCGGCCAAGAAGGATGTCGTTGATTTTATCCGTTCCTTCGGTGCGGGCTTTATCTTTACGACAGCCCTGCCGCCGACCGTTGCTGCCGGGGCATTGGAAAGTGTCCGGATTTTGAAGGATGATGATCTGATCCGTCAGCGCCATCAGCAGCGCGCGGCAACCCTGAAACGCAAGTTGAAGGCGGCGGGCTTCCCCGTGATGCCCAGTGTCTGCCACATCGTGCCGCTTCTGGTTGGTGATCCGGTGGCCTGCAAGCAGGTGACGGATTTGCTGATGGACCGCCATAAAATCTATGTGCAACCGATCAACTATCCGACCGTTCCAAGAGGGACGGAGCGGATTCGTCTGACACCGTCGCCTATTCATGACGATGAAAAGATGGATGTTCTGGTGGATGCGCTTTGTGACGTCTGGGATGTGTTGAGCCTGAAACGCGCGGCCTGA
- a CDS encoding ribokinase: MITVFGSINLDIVMPVDTLPEPGETVLGHDYLMIPGGKGANQACATALAGSQTHMFGQVGDDGFATEALRLLDENGVDLSGVVHGEHPTGCATIWVDASGENEIVVASGANMQVNARDVPDSALTKDHYLLLQMEIDPKQNWALIERAHARGTKTMLSVAPAGIVPENILEKVDILLFNELEGQAVARNVGMDEPTPTRLPRAMSERYDLTCILTMGGAGALCCGPDGAWSVPALPISPVDSTGAGDAFAGTLAANLDQGRPIDEALRWAAVTSGITCRTKGSQNTIPSKDDVARELDQLPAIKKLA; encoded by the coding sequence ATGATTACGGTATTCGGCTCCATCAACCTCGACATTGTCATGCCCGTGGACACGTTGCCTGAACCGGGAGAAACGGTGCTTGGGCACGACTACCTGATGATCCCCGGCGGCAAAGGGGCCAACCAGGCCTGTGCCACCGCTCTGGCGGGATCACAAACCCATATGTTTGGCCAGGTCGGCGATGACGGTTTCGCAACAGAGGCCCTGCGCCTTCTGGACGAAAACGGCGTAGACTTGTCAGGCGTCGTGCATGGGGAGCACCCCACCGGTTGCGCGACCATTTGGGTCGATGCCAGTGGCGAGAATGAAATCGTGGTGGCGTCCGGCGCGAATATGCAGGTCAATGCCAGGGATGTGCCGGACAGCGCCCTGACCAAAGATCATTATCTGCTGCTGCAAATGGAGATCGACCCCAAGCAGAACTGGGCCCTGATCGAGCGCGCCCATGCAAGGGGCACCAAGACCATGCTCAGCGTCGCCCCGGCGGGTATCGTTCCGGAGAATATCCTGGAAAAGGTCGATATCCTGCTGTTCAACGAGTTGGAAGGTCAGGCCGTCGCACGCAATGTCGGCATGGACGAACCCACCCCGACCCGCCTGCCCCGGGCCATGTCCGAACGATATGACCTGACCTGTATCCTGACAATGGGCGGTGCGGGGGCACTCTGCTGTGGCCCTGACGGGGCCTGGTCGGTTCCGGCCTTGCCGATCTCTCCCGTAGACAGCACCGGTGCGGGCGATGCCTTTGCCGGCACGCTGGCCGCCAATCTGGATCAGGGCCGCCCCATCGACGAAGCCCTGCGCTGGGCCGCAGTCACAAGCGGCATTACCTGCCGGACAAAAGGCAGCCAGAATACGATTCCCAGTAAAGATGACGTTGCACGGGAGTTGGATCAACTTCCGGCGATCAAGAAACTGGCCTAG